A single genomic interval of Bradyrhizobium sp. AZCC 1693 harbors:
- a CDS encoding 23S rRNA (adenine(2030)-N(6))-methyltransferase RlmJ: MNYRHAFHAGGFADVIKHIVLVRMLTYLQEKQAPFRVIDTHAGAGRYDLTGEEARRGGEWLTGIARVLQARFSENTLPLVAPYLDIVRAFNAPGRLEAYPGSPLIARALLRPQDRLTACEIEPGSRRQLIDALRRDSQARVVDLDGWMALPAFVPPNERRGLVLIDPSFEQKDEFERLADGFAEAYAKWPTGSYLIWYPVKSRRTTDTLARLVAAAAATSKPAGKCLRLEFSVAPQASGGPLASTGLLIVNPPWTLAGELKTILPELEKPLGQGGAGRFRLETPKP; encoded by the coding sequence ATGAACTACCGACACGCCTTTCACGCCGGCGGCTTTGCCGATGTCATCAAGCACATCGTGCTGGTCCGCATGTTGACCTATCTGCAGGAAAAGCAGGCTCCGTTTCGCGTCATCGACACCCATGCCGGCGCCGGGCGCTACGATCTCACAGGCGAAGAAGCGCGCCGCGGCGGCGAATGGCTGACCGGCATTGCGCGGGTGCTGCAGGCGCGGTTTTCGGAAAACACGCTGCCGCTGGTTGCCCCATATCTCGATATCGTCAGGGCATTCAACGCGCCGGGCAGGCTTGAGGCCTATCCCGGATCGCCGCTGATCGCCCGCGCGCTGCTGCGGCCGCAGGACCGTCTCACGGCCTGCGAAATCGAGCCCGGCTCCCGCAGGCAATTGATCGATGCGCTGCGCCGCGACAGCCAGGCCCGGGTGGTCGATCTCGACGGCTGGATGGCGTTGCCGGCCTTCGTGCCGCCCAACGAGCGGCGCGGCCTGGTGCTGATCGACCCCTCGTTCGAGCAAAAGGACGAATTCGAGCGGCTGGCCGACGGATTCGCCGAAGCCTATGCGAAATGGCCGACCGGCAGCTACCTGATCTGGTATCCGGTGAAGAGCCGGCGGACCACCGACACCCTGGCGCGGCTTGTCGCGGCCGCTGCCGCCACCAGCAAGCCGGCCGGAAAATGCCTGCGGCTCGAGTTTTCCGTTGCGCCCCAGGCGTCGGGCGGTCCCCTCGCCTCCACCGGGCTCCTGATCGTCAATCCGCCGTGGACGCTGGCGGGCGAACTGAAGACAATTCTGCCCGAACTCGAAAAACCGCTCGGCCAGGGCGGAGCCGGCCGTTTCAGGCTCGAGACGCCCAAACCCTGA
- a CDS encoding ribonuclease T2, which yields MHRSVVISRLLISLALVVVSAGVASAQDRRQNAPGEFDFYVLALSWSPSFCEAAAERGNSGRAQAQCERPYSFVVHGLWPQYERGFPEYCQRPSPRLDRNIMTSMLDLMPAPGLIFNEWDKHGTCSGLGPRAYFESIRKARAAVKIPEEFLQLSEQKTIAPGDLEAAFIKVNPGLSSAAISVTCSGRRLSEVRVCLSKDMQFRACEETDRRACRRDEVVMPPVRGG from the coding sequence ATGCACCGATCCGTCGTTATTTCGCGGCTTCTGATTTCGCTGGCGCTTGTTGTCGTCTCCGCCGGAGTGGCGTCCGCGCAGGACCGCCGGCAGAACGCCCCGGGCGAGTTCGATTTTTACGTCCTGGCTCTTTCCTGGTCGCCCTCGTTCTGCGAGGCGGCGGCCGAGCGCGGCAATAGCGGGCGCGCGCAGGCCCAGTGCGAACGGCCTTATTCCTTCGTGGTCCACGGCCTGTGGCCGCAATATGAGCGCGGCTTTCCCGAATATTGCCAGCGGCCCTCGCCGCGGCTCGATCGCAACATCATGACCTCGATGCTGGACCTGATGCCGGCGCCCGGCCTGATCTTCAACGAGTGGGACAAGCACGGCACCTGTTCGGGCCTTGGCCCACGGGCCTATTTCGAGAGCATCCGCAAGGCGCGCGCGGCGGTGAAGATCCCCGAGGAATTCCTGCAATTGTCGGAGCAGAAGACCATCGCCCCCGGCGATCTCGAGGCGGCCTTCATCAAGGTCAACCCGGGCCTGAGCAGTGCGGCGATTTCGGTGACCTGCTCCGGCCGACGCCTGAGCGAGGTGCGGGTCTGCCTGAGCAAGGACATGCAATTCCGCGCCTGCGAGGAAACCGACCGCCGCGCCTGCCGCCGCGACGAAGTGGTGATGCCGCCGGTGCGGGGCGGCTGA
- a CDS encoding cold-shock protein: protein MAMTGTVKFFNGERGYGFIKPDDGGRDVFVHITAVERAGLKDLTEGQRITFEVEPDKKGKGPKAVNLVISS from the coding sequence ATGGCCATGACTGGAACAGTCAAGTTCTTCAATGGAGAACGCGGCTACGGCTTCATCAAGCCCGATGATGGCGGACGCGATGTGTTCGTGCACATTACCGCCGTCGAACGGGCCGGATTGAAGGATTTGACGGAAGGACAGCGCATTACGTTCGAGGTCGAACCGGACAAGAAGGGCAAAGGCCCCAAGGCGGTCAACCTGGTAATTTCGTCGTGA
- a CDS encoding outer membrane protein, translating to MSRFAWGALALIAAGWTMSARAADLYGSGAPLTATQTLYRPDSWAGPYLGANIGYAWGSVANNPAKPSGFVGGVQAGYNWQNGQWVFGLEADIQATGAEETFAPWKFSNPWFGTVRGRAGYTLNNVLLFGTGGIAFGELRATTFGLSESHTNAGWTLGAGAEMGFAPSWSAKVEYLYVDLANSNFVITGASNGYRFGLIRAGLNYRF from the coding sequence ATGAGCAGGTTTGCGTGGGGCGCGCTGGCGCTGATCGCTGCGGGCTGGACCATGTCGGCACGGGCGGCCGACCTCTACGGATCGGGCGCGCCCTTGACAGCCACCCAGACGCTGTACCGTCCCGATAGCTGGGCCGGTCCCTATCTCGGCGCCAACATCGGCTATGCCTGGGGTTCGGTCGCAAACAACCCGGCCAAGCCGTCCGGTTTCGTCGGCGGCGTCCAGGCCGGCTATAATTGGCAGAACGGGCAGTGGGTGTTCGGTCTCGAAGCCGACATCCAGGCGACCGGCGCAGAAGAAACATTTGCCCCGTGGAAATTTTCCAATCCCTGGTTCGGCACGGTTCGCGGCCGCGCCGGTTACACGCTCAACAACGTGCTGCTCTTCGGCACGGGCGGTATCGCCTTCGGCGAACTGCGCGCCACCACCTTCGGCCTGTCGGAATCCCATACCAATGCGGGCTGGACGCTCGGCGCCGGCGCCGAGATGGGCTTCGCCCCGAGCTGGAGCGCCAAGGTCGAATATCTCTATGTCGATCTCGCCAACAGCAACTTCGTCATTACAGGCGCGTCGAACGGTTACCGGTTCGGCTTGATCCGGGCCGGCTTGAACTATCGCTTCTGA
- a CDS encoding calcium-binding protein: MSVIAAAYSYTSLSISQTGTGAADAGTKGSTASVYSRTSSSAPDASVTTVSISYHAKMLLARASAEQSVVDQLQAQLDAFGTGGSAALRGDDASDGLSGGMDLFEIITGASDDSIHVDASNATIDAGAGDDVVIANGQANVVAGEGDDIVFTYGHSTVDGGAGNDHIRTYDHSTATGGEGDDIVSTYAYSNVSGGNGNDILTTYDNSTLDGGAGDDSLHAYDHANLSGGAGSDIIDAYDHAVVDAGTGNDSVHTYSHATVSAGDGDDHVRTNDYSVVDGGAGDDVIQVGGSSTVTGGAGDDHIWVTGDNSTINFAKGDGNDVVRIDNGSGSVDFSISGYSLNDVIVTQQYGRTTVNFKGSNDSLVFDHGRNGSARLSFADHSSGDIHA; the protein is encoded by the coding sequence ATGAGTGTGATTGCCGCCGCCTACTCGTACACCTCTTTGTCGATTTCGCAGACCGGCACCGGGGCAGCGGATGCAGGCACCAAGGGCAGCACGGCAAGCGTATACAGCCGGACATCGTCATCGGCGCCGGATGCCTCGGTCACCACGGTCAGCATCTCGTACCACGCCAAGATGTTGCTGGCGCGGGCGTCGGCAGAACAATCCGTCGTCGATCAGCTGCAGGCACAGCTCGATGCCTTTGGCACCGGCGGGTCGGCGGCGCTTCGCGGCGACGATGCCAGCGACGGGTTGTCGGGCGGCATGGATCTGTTCGAGATTATCACCGGAGCCAGTGACGACAGCATCCACGTTGATGCCAGCAATGCCACGATCGATGCCGGCGCGGGCGACGATGTGGTCATTGCCAATGGCCAGGCCAACGTCGTCGCCGGCGAGGGCGACGATATCGTCTTTACCTATGGTCATTCGACCGTGGATGGCGGCGCCGGGAATGATCATATCCGCACGTACGATCATTCAACGGCCACCGGCGGTGAGGGCGACGATATCGTCAGCACCTACGCGTATTCGAACGTTTCGGGTGGTAACGGAAACGACATACTCACGACCTACGACAATTCCACCCTTGATGGCGGCGCCGGCGACGACAGCCTCCACGCCTACGACCACGCCAACCTGAGCGGCGGCGCGGGCAGCGATATCATCGACGCCTATGACCATGCGGTTGTCGACGCCGGTACCGGTAACGACAGTGTCCACACATACTCACATGCAACTGTCTCAGCCGGCGACGGCGACGACCACGTGCGGACCAATGATTATTCCGTCGTCGATGGTGGCGCTGGCGACGATGTGATCCAGGTCGGTGGATCTTCGACCGTGACGGGCGGCGCCGGTGACGATCACATCTGGGTAACGGGTGATAATTCCACGATCAATTTTGCCAAGGGGGACGGCAACGATGTCGTTCGTATCGACAACGGCAGCGGCAGCGTTGATTTCTCGATCAGTGGTTATTCGCTGAATGATGTTATCGTCACCCAGCAGTACGGCAGGACCACTGTAAACTTCAAGGGCTCGAACGATTCCCTTGTTTTCGATCACGGCCGCAATGGATCGGCACGACTGAGCTTCGCCGATCATAGCAGCGGGGATATTCACGCCTGA